The Thermoplasmata archaeon genome window below encodes:
- a CDS encoding 4Fe-4S dicluster domain-containing protein, whose protein sequence is MDVKVQTEKCTGCRHCFDVCPVNVFVMHVRTEFPDVIDDAEVAAKFQFRAEKSVAEQGPDCILCNACLTECEGSCITIWDDEGKTYQSVYK, encoded by the coding sequence GTGGACGTCAAGGTCCAAACCGAGAAGTGCACGGGTTGCCGGCACTGCTTCGACGTCTGCCCCGTGAACGTGTTCGTGATGCACGTCCGCACCGAATTCCCCGATGTTATAGACGATGCCGAGGTCGCGGCGAAGTTCCAATTCCGTGCGGAGAAGTCCGTGGCCGAGCAGGGCCCCGACTGCATTCTCTGCAACGCCTGCTTAACGGAATGCGAGGGTTCTTGCATCACGATCTGGGACGACGAGGGGAAGACCTACCAGTCGGTCTACAAGTGA
- a CDS encoding DUF488 family protein, giving the protein MSIQTKRVYEPPAPTDGRRYLIDRLWPRGLKKESLRLTEWLKDLAPSPGLRTWFGHDPQKYPAFRRRYRTELGKHSDLLDRLVREARSGVVTLLFAAHDAEHCNASVLRESLEERLRG; this is encoded by the coding sequence ATGAGCATCCAAACCAAGCGGGTCTATGAGCCACCCGCGCCGACCGATGGGCGGCGCTACCTTATCGACCGACTCTGGCCGCGGGGACTCAAGAAGGAGAGTCTCCGTCTCACAGAGTGGCTCAAGGACCTCGCCCCTTCGCCGGGACTTCGTACTTGGTTTGGGCACGACCCCCAGAAGTACCCCGCCTTTCGGAGACGCTACCGCACGGAACTCGGGAAGCACTCCGACCTACTCGACCGACTCGTGCGGGAAGCGCGCTCCGGGGTCGTCACCCTCCTCTTCGCTGCGCACGACGCCGAGCACTGCAATGCCTCTGTCCTCCGAGAGTCCCTCGAGGAACGCCTCCGGGGTTGA
- a CDS encoding hemerythrin domain-containing protein, whose translation MEQPMNHTNELPSHLLSNDHRELNLKFEEFQATPVSAAAQRRGRFERFATDLSRHIEVEERLLFPVFAEADPSRRALVDRMLDEHRRIEEVLRRIRLRLDEGLASTEDLEFELVNVLWAHNAREEDAVYPWFDTHLSDSDARAVHRELGEPEQNRHEP comes from the coding sequence ATGGAGCAGCCGATGAACCACACGAACGAGCTGCCGTCGCATCTGCTGTCGAACGACCACCGAGAACTCAACCTGAAGTTCGAGGAGTTCCAGGCGACTCCCGTATCCGCGGCGGCTCAGCGTCGCGGACGCTTCGAGCGGTTCGCGACCGACCTGAGTCGCCACATCGAGGTCGAAGAGCGGCTTCTCTTCCCCGTCTTTGCGGAAGCGGATCCCTCCCGTCGCGCCTTGGTCGACCGGATGCTGGACGAGCACCGACGGATCGAGGAGGTTCTGCGAAGGATCCGACTCCGGCTGGACGAAGGGCTGGCGTCGACCGAGGATCTGGAGTTCGAGCTCGTCAACGTCCTCTGGGCTCACAACGCTCGCGAGGAAGATGCCGTCTACCCTTGGTTCGACACGCACCTTTCCGACAGCGATGCAAGGGCGGTGCACCGGGAGCTCGGGGAGCCCGAGCAGAACCGGCACGAGCCGTAG